The DNA window TCTTTCAAGAACCAATCATCATTCACGAAAGTCTGGTGAGTCGGACATGTGGGACATCTTTGTTTTGCAGGATGAGAGGAGTAAAGGCTTAGTTTATTGTTCaaacaaatcaaagaaaataCCCAATACTATAGAATAACAGAACCAGCCAAGTGGTGCGAGTAAAGGCTAGCTCAGGTAACTTACATTCTGCAGTCAGTATTCTCATAGTAACCTATCACATGACAGTGAATGCAGGATCATGACCCTATTATGCAACTTCCTCCTGCTTCAGattttcagctcattgtttacCTTTAGATCTTGCAAGGGTTTGATTTTAACTCActtgttaatgtttttaaacAATCATGAGTACCAAGAAAACTAGAAAAAGCATCAGATTAATGTCATTGATAATTATTTCAATGCCCACTACCTGTAGTAATTAAGTCAACAGATTCAGGTAGTTCATAGGGCAAAGTCTAATCATTATACTTGTGTTGAAAGAACAGACAAGGTTGGCACAGTAATTTGAAATTTTCTTGTGTACTCTTTGTAAATAATTGTTCAGTACAGCTTATTTCATGATCTGACTGAACTGAATCTTGGGACAAAACACAGGATGGGAAACTTTGTCCTTGTTTCCATTTTCATCTAGATAAGGACATGATGGCAAGGTTTGGGTACATAATGGGGCGAGCTGGTTTCTAGTTTGATCATCTGTGATAAGGGTGTTTTTCTATGAGAtgtaacaacaaacaaaaaagttgcacAAGCTGCATGGGATGTATGAAATGACAAACATTTGAGTAACTTGTGACTGTAGATTGACAGGCAATCTTTCTCCATCTTATCAATTTGACAGCTTTCACCACTCAGATGCACTTGTCTGCAGGTGCCCTGTTCTCTGGTCTGTACAGTGGCTTGGCAGGTGGATGACTATCTCAAGCATTaagaaaaattagaaatatGTTTGTTCACACAGATAGTATTTCAGGATGTCATCTTGGTTTCAGCCagctctttaaaaaataaataaatcaccatATAGTTGTGATTTTGAAATGTACTTTATGAAGATGACTGGTTTTCACCCCAAACAAGTTTCTTACACCAAATCGAGTCAAAAATGTGAAACTGAAGCGCACACCTTTTCTTGTGCCCATGTATTTTATTACTTCTATTTATATCTACCACCTACACTTGGTTGTGGATCCATTAAACTTGACTGTTAATCAATGATGAActcaattgatttttttttacactgtttaCAGAGGATTGGGATCAGCAACATATTTTTAGATAACCTTCTATGTTTCCTGATAATGCATGACAAATTAACACCATACCTAAGTGACGTCAGTTGAGTGTGTAACTAACTACACGTCATGGGCATCTGTAACATCTTCCTCATTTCTGTTAAACCACTCAAACTGTTTCATAACTCTATGATTCACTAACTACACGGTCAttggacataaaaaaaaaactacaggatTTTCTGTAAAAGcaaatttataaaaacaaatttcaatTATTTGCACGCCCCTCAGCACCGACTTAGATGAAactgaatatactgtagataggaCAACATGCTAATATTAACTATGAAATGTTTAGCAACCACTGGATTCTGTCATATTTTAAGTCGATGTTAAAATCAGGAGGAATCCACCATATTTCCAAGGTGatggtgtgttttgtttggatGTTTGTCAGTATATAGTGAGTCAGATTGAGATAGTCAGTGGTTGTAACAAATGTATGAGTACAACACATATTTATGAGAGATTTCTATTGACGATGGtagttttttaaataatgaaggCAACGCCTCCTATGATGCTACACTATTTGCATCTCATGACATAACCTCCATATTGAGCATTCACACTGTTAACACACATAAAGATGACATCAGGTTGGGACCAATCCCGACACCAAGCTTCCACAAGTGTTTGGTTTGAGTAATCATCACAGGTAACGGGCGTCCACACCCAAAACTCCTTCAGTCCACAATCCCCCTCCGCTGCAGCCACATCTAGTTGTGCATTCGTAACTAGAATATTATCTTAGCAGCACTATCACaatggcagattttttttaatcaatgctttttcttctctttttagaTTAAAATGTTTCCCAACAAGACAGGGCATACCAATATTTTCCGGCCTGTGCAAAAGCTGAACGAACGCCAAGTATATGCCTCCCCTGCAACCACAACCAGTGAGTCGGAAAATCACTAGAGCAAGATCCTAAATATTTAGCATGTTATATATGTATTGACACATGACCTATTTTTTTAGTTCATGAATGGTGTTATGATGACAGCTGTGGTAAGTGATTATATACAAATCAGATGATGACTGGACATTTTCCACTGTTAATGGGATTTGGAGTTGATTTTCTCTGCCCTCAGAATTTAGTCCATCGAAATGGCACCTTCTGCCTCATTCCTTCTGCAATGACAAACGCCAGTCACCCATCAATATCGAGACGGAAAGTGTTGTGACGGATGAGCATCTCAGCGCTTTCACCTTCAATAGATTTAACGACAAAAAGGCATTTGGGAATGTCACTAACACGGGCCACACAGGTTTGAGTCTTCTCTTATATCACAGGCTgttagggttgtttttttgggtttttttgagaACTGTATTTTTAGTAACGGTCAAGGGATTAACAACTGATTTCTCAGTTAGTTGTCAAAACATCAACAGTTTCAATAACTAATTTTTAGTTTCAAGCTCAGTGCCCTCTCAAATATGGTATCATACTGCATTTATCTGACAAATgtaactttgccaaacaaatgtaagtgtttgtgttaaatggaaaaaggatTGCACACTATGGTGATCCCTAACGGGGCCAGCCGAAAGGAAGTTAAGCATGTGAACATTTTAGAGCTTTTTCACTTTATCTTGTCCTCACCCACCTCCCAGTGAAGTGTAAGTTGAAGGAGGGAGTGTGGCTCTCAGATGGTGGACTGGGACACAGATACAATACCATACAGCTTCACTTCCACTGGGGTTCTTCATCACAAGTCTCGAACGGCTCAGAGCACTTAGTGGATTCACAAAGATACCCAATGGAGGTAGGtatacatattaaaatatggTATGGTTCCTGTGAAAGCATTTTCAGTGTATATggtctgtctttgtgtcattgCGCAGATGCACATTCTGAGCCTGAGGGCCGATTTACAGTTGAAGGATGCACTGAATGAAGACAATGGCCTGGCAGTTCTGGCATTCTTTATTGAGGTAACATTTAGTGAGACATCTCACATATGTCCATAGTTCTGGTTCAGAATCCACACTTCGTGTCCTAACTGTGAATAGGTTTAAGGGGCTAGTGTGCTCACATTGGGAAAAGTAatgcaataattatttacacAATTTTtcttagaagaaaaaaataatccagtTGTATTTACTGTGTACTTAAAAAACACTGCTCTTCACTAACATGgtgctaaaaaaaacacaaaaaggatATACTCAGCTACTAAGGACAAAATATTGCAACCTAATGTTGAAAAAATATCCAGTTacaattaaagaagaaaaaatgttgcATGCTCCAAGTTTTTATGGCAGTTTTAAGTCTCAATTTTAGATCAACTTTCtaaaaagaaagttaaaaagtcaagttttctatttttgtctttgtaatgaacattttaaatcataACACTGAATATAATTCCCCAACATATTGGAAACATGATGTAACAGGTGAAGAGAAAACATCAAGCTGACAGCTTGATTTTCAACACTTGGTGTGACATTATTTGCTGTCACATTCCAGCCTTTAATCCAGCTGCCCTAGATAggtgagaatgttgcattctcTATCTGCTGTCTTTCATCAATGAGTTGGTGCTCCTCTCTGCAGGGCTTGAGAGGtgttattattttctttgtcttaagGACAGGATGTACAGTTTAGCAGATTCTTTTGTCACTTCACAAGTACAAAAATGTTTATACTTTTGGTATTACCAAGTACGGGTAGATCCAAGAATGTATTTTGCAGCTTTATAAACTGTAGAAATGAGAACACACAAATCTTCTGCACTTACTTTATAATTTTACAATCCATTTTATTTGAAGGAAACATGTATCTTTATCTCTACTAACTTTCTTGCAATTGACTTTTCTGAACTCCAAGGCAAACAATGAAGCCAAAAGCAGCGAAGATTCAGAGCAGCAAGACGTAAGTGACTTATCTGTCTAAACCTGCAGACTCTTGTTTCTCCATGGTCAAATGTCTCTTAATCATTCAATGTGCTTACCTCTAGACAAATCAATCAGATATGGAAGCATGGAAAAAACTAACAAACTATTTTTCAGCTATTCAAAATATCAGTAAGCTAAACGTCTTCTGTACATAATTTATAAACGACGACAAGAGGACACACAAATATGTCACATCTTGTATATTTTTGCTTCCATTCAGGCTCTGAAGTTGAAATTACTGACGATATCTCTATTGATGACTTGATTGGTAACGTGAACCGAAACGATTACTACCGCTACAACGGCTCCCTAACCACCCCAACATGTAATGAAGTGGTTGTTTGGACAGTCTTCAAAGAGCCTATCAAAGTGGACAAAAACCTGGTATGTTACTTTTTCTTGGTGCTGGTTATTTTCAGCTTTAATGAAAGTCAAACAATCATCCTGGAATGAAATCCAAGTGGCACTTGGGTATTTTGTTTGTGACTTTTTGTGTTCAGTCAAAGTGAAAAATACATCTGCAGTCTGTTGTAAgtgatcatttaaattttcttcaaCACCCCCAGATGATGATGTTCCCGAATAAGGCAGGATATGAGGATGTGTTTCGACCCAAACAATCACTTCATAGCAGGATAGTCTACTCCTCCAAAAAATCAGGCTGCAGTGGCCCCCACTCAGTCTCACTGTTCCTGCTGCTGACTCTGACGTCATCCAGTTTGCTTCGGCTGGGTGAATAGCGTATTGGAACGGCTATAAACAATAAAGTACACTGCACTAATTATTTTAGCTGTCTTGCACTGTGtacataattatattttttagcAAAATGTTTGTAAAGTAGGgaggatgttttttctttttctcttaccTACACAGAATCTTAGTATGTAATTACTGTTTTAATCAAGACACTGGGAAGTTGGATTTCCAATAAGGGCCTCTGTCCACTGTGTAGCATGTGGCATTTTGTACAGCTAAGTTGGGAGTTTTAAAGTGGTTACTGCTTGGTCAAGTGtgcaataaaatgttgaatgtaaTCATCTACAATCAAGTGATTAAAGATATCTATGATTAACTCCCAATTACAGTTGTCTAcatagaacaaaaataaatttattattgCAATATGAGGGTTTCTGTCTTTGTATTGGTGGGGGAACACATTATTTTAACGACTGAAAACAAATTAACTATGAAGTTTCACTTTTTTAGCCATTCAGTTCCAGAAACTTCATACCTGCCCTTTAAAATAATATGCACCACTATTATTGAATCAGTCCACATCAGTGATCAATGGGGGAGGaagatagaaataaaaaagcCACTTTTGTTTGGTGTAATTATAGATTTATGCAGGCCTAAAACGGTGTCTGTATTTTGGTATTAGTTAGGTTCTTCAAACAAAACCTGggctgaaaaaaaaccccattggcattgaaatgtgttcatttaaaGACTTAATTTGACACTGAAGAAACTAATAAAATCCCAGATATatagattgttgttgtttttttagtctaattgttttctgtaatttggtgttttcattctcattcctccttttttgtcattgtacTTTTTTTGATAGTGTAAATCTATGatgcatttgtatttattacttCATATTTACTGTGAATTCACATTTGGAAATGATGCTCAAAGTCCGTATATATCATGTACCACATTAGTTGGATATTTAAACTGAATTTCTATTTGGTTTCCAGCAGAATCCTGTTTTTTTAAGTATTACATTA is part of the Antennarius striatus isolate MH-2024 chromosome 21, ASM4005453v1, whole genome shotgun sequence genome and encodes:
- the LOC137587987 gene encoding uncharacterized protein, with translation MQLFSLLLGLSLGAVVVRAADSPWCYIGCSNTPAHWKDLPGSFCGENKQSPININTSNVKIDHNLPNFSFLNFSSQHVIKSFINNGHTAKFILEENEVELSGGGLNGTYSSLQFHFHWGDTVLHPGSEHKMDGKRYPMEMHIVSIKKGLTTAEALNSKTGIAALGFLINGTEDGDPSSPWSKLTSYLTNTEDVEVTINHNISIDDLIGNVDRTKFYRYMGSLTTPNCSEAVVWTVFQEPIIIHESLIKMFPNKTGHTNIFRPVQKLNERQVYASPATTTIHEWCYDDSCEFSPSKWHLLPHSFCNDKRQSPINIETESVVTDEHLSAFTFNRFNDKKAFGNVTNTGHTVKCKLKEGVWLSDGGLGHRYNTIQLHFHWGSSSQVSNGSEHLVDSQRYPMEMHILSLRADLQLKDALNEDNGLAVLAFFIEANNEAKSSEDSEQQDTNQSDMEAWKKLTNYFSAIQNISSEVEITDDISIDDLIGNVNRNDYYRYNGSLTTPTCNEVVVWTVFKEPIKVDKNLMMMFPNKAGYEDVFRPKQSLHSRIVYSSKKSGCSGPHSVSLFLLLTLTSSSLLRLGE